One Moorella sp. E308F DNA segment encodes these proteins:
- a CDS encoding pyridoxal-phosphate-dependent aminotransferase family protein translates to MTDKQILLLPGPTPVPPQVALAMARPAINHRGPEFKALWEEVTEGLKDVFQTRSEVVILTASGTGGMEAAVANLISPGEKVLAVTIGAFGERFIQICRAFGVETEVMAFPYGQAADPRAIARRLEADTEHKIKAILVQHNETSTGVLNDIQAISRARGSHPALLIVDSISGLVAADLPMDAWHIDVVIAGSQKAFMLPPGLTMLAVSDRAWQAAEKCTNHRFYLDIKKARNSGLKGQTPFTPAVPQLYGLQESLRLLKTETLAGSFARHALMRDMVRAGVRALGLKLLADDTVASPAVTAICVPEGMKPADIITPLREKFGVVVAGGQGDVKDRVFRIGHLGYVSFSDILAGLAALENVLIDAGVPVTRGAAVAAAGAILSEGMPAGVETLAS, encoded by the coding sequence ATGACTGACAAGCAAATCTTACTTCTCCCCGGGCCGACGCCGGTGCCTCCGCAGGTGGCCCTGGCCATGGCGCGGCCGGCTATAAACCACCGCGGCCCGGAGTTCAAAGCCCTGTGGGAAGAAGTAACGGAAGGGTTAAAGGATGTCTTCCAGACCCGTTCCGAGGTAGTCATTTTAACTGCTTCGGGTACCGGCGGCATGGAAGCGGCCGTAGCCAACCTCATTTCCCCCGGGGAAAAGGTGCTGGCCGTAACCATTGGCGCCTTTGGCGAGCGTTTTATTCAGATTTGCCGTGCCTTCGGTGTTGAAACGGAGGTTATGGCCTTCCCGTACGGTCAGGCAGCTGACCCCCGGGCCATAGCCAGACGCCTGGAAGCGGATACGGAACATAAGATCAAGGCCATTCTAGTCCAGCATAATGAGACTTCGACCGGGGTTTTAAATGACATTCAAGCCATCAGCCGTGCCCGGGGAAGTCACCCGGCCCTGCTCATTGTGGACAGCATCAGCGGCCTGGTGGCAGCCGATTTACCTATGGACGCCTGGCATATTGATGTGGTCATCGCTGGTTCCCAGAAAGCCTTCATGTTACCCCCGGGATTAACCATGCTGGCTGTTAGCGATCGCGCCTGGCAGGCGGCGGAAAAATGCACCAACCATCGTTTTTACCTGGATATCAAAAAGGCGAGAAATTCGGGGCTAAAGGGGCAGACGCCCTTTACACCGGCTGTCCCCCAGCTCTACGGTCTACAGGAATCCTTGCGTCTCCTGAAGACGGAAACCCTGGCCGGCAGCTTTGCCCGCCACGCCCTGATGCGGGATATGGTAAGGGCCGGGGTCCGTGCCCTTGGACTGAAGCTCCTGGCTGACGATACAGTAGCCTCGCCGGCAGTGACGGCCATCTGTGTACCGGAGGGTATGAAACCGGCAGATATCATCACTCCATTGCGGGAAAAATTTGGTGTGGTGGTGGCCGGAGGGCAGGGTGACGTCAAGGACAGGGTATTCCGCATCGGTCATCTGGGCTATGTAAGTTTCAGCGATATCCTGGCCGGCCTGGCTGCCCTGGAAAATGTCCTCATTGATGCCGGTGTACCGGTGACCCGGGGCGCGGCAGTGGCAGCAGCCGGGGCCATATTAAGCGAAGGAATGCCTGCTGGCGTGGAAACCCTGGCCAGCTAG
- the serA gene encoding phosphoglycerate dehydrogenase, which produces MHVLALDGIDKRGLAILREAGLEVTAAGKMNEEELKDAIRDSEALIVRSATKVTAAAINAAKKLKIIGRAGVGTDNIDVTAATERGIVVVNAPEGNTVAAAEHTMAMMLALARNIPQANATLKQGIWEKKKYVGVELRGKTLGVIGLGKIGREVARRARGMEMKVMAYDPYVDPEQATRLEVELAPLETVLQAADFVTVHLPLTKETRHLLGREEMKLLKPGARVLNVARGGIIDEAALYEALKSGQLAGAALDVFEEEPLKASPLLELDNVIVTPHLGASTEEAQVAVAVEVAHDVVRCLKGEPVLNAVNIPVVRGHVAEVLRPYLQLAEKLGSFLAQLMESPIIAAEISCNGELAQYDLAPLTSSFLKGLLRPLLADAVNYVNAPLVAKKRGIRIREKKSREMEYFANLISVKVEGRRESHRLAGTVNQAGEPRLVNLDGYSVDASPAGHMLVVPHLDRPRIIGPVGLAIGDHKVNIAAMQVGRQEIGGEAVMLISVDSEVPREALQAIRQVDGVLDVRYIYL; this is translated from the coding sequence ATGCACGTTTTAGCCCTGGACGGTATAGATAAACGCGGCCTGGCTATCCTCCGGGAGGCGGGCCTGGAAGTTACGGCCGCCGGTAAAATGAATGAAGAAGAACTCAAAGACGCTATCCGTGACAGTGAAGCCTTAATCGTCCGCAGCGCAACTAAGGTAACGGCGGCGGCCATCAACGCTGCCAAAAAGTTAAAAATTATCGGCCGGGCCGGGGTGGGCACCGATAATATCGACGTCACCGCCGCAACTGAAAGGGGTATCGTGGTTGTTAATGCCCCTGAGGGCAACACCGTTGCGGCTGCCGAGCATACTATGGCCATGATGCTGGCCCTGGCCCGCAACATACCCCAGGCTAATGCCACCTTAAAGCAGGGTATTTGGGAGAAGAAAAAATATGTAGGCGTTGAGCTGCGGGGTAAAACCTTAGGGGTCATCGGCCTGGGCAAAATCGGCCGCGAGGTGGCCCGCCGCGCCCGGGGTATGGAAATGAAGGTTATGGCTTATGATCCCTACGTTGATCCGGAACAGGCCACGCGCCTTGAGGTCGAACTGGCCCCCCTGGAAACAGTACTGCAAGCCGCCGACTTTGTAACCGTCCACCTGCCCCTGACCAAGGAGACCCGGCACCTTCTGGGCCGGGAGGAAATGAAACTCTTGAAACCCGGAGCGCGGGTGTTGAATGTAGCCCGGGGAGGCATTATTGACGAGGCAGCCCTTTATGAAGCCTTAAAAAGCGGGCAGCTGGCCGGGGCGGCCCTGGATGTCTTTGAGGAAGAGCCGTTAAAGGCCAGCCCCCTGCTGGAACTGGACAACGTCATTGTTACCCCCCACCTGGGAGCCTCGACGGAGGAAGCGCAGGTAGCCGTAGCAGTTGAGGTTGCTCACGATGTAGTGCGCTGCCTTAAGGGAGAACCGGTTTTGAACGCCGTCAATATCCCGGTGGTGCGGGGCCATGTAGCCGAGGTCTTGAGGCCTTACCTGCAATTAGCCGAAAAACTGGGCAGCTTCCTGGCCCAGCTCATGGAGAGCCCCATAATTGCGGCGGAAATCAGCTGCAATGGCGAGCTGGCCCAGTATGACCTGGCGCCCCTGACCAGCTCCTTCTTGAAAGGGCTACTGCGCCCCCTCCTGGCCGATGCCGTCAACTACGTTAACGCGCCTCTGGTGGCCAAAAAGCGAGGCATACGCATCCGGGAAAAGAAGAGCCGGGAGATGGAGTACTTTGCAAACCTCATCAGCGTTAAGGTCGAAGGGCGGCGGGAGAGCCACCGCCTGGCCGGGACCGTCAACCAGGCCGGGGAACCCCGCCTGGTAAACCTGGACGGTTATAGCGTCGACGCCAGCCCGGCAGGGCACATGCTGGTGGTGCCCCACCTGGACCGGCCGCGTATAATCGGCCCGGTAGGCCTGGCCATAGGGGACCATAAAGTGAATATCGCCGCCATGCAGGTGGGGCGGCAGGAAATAGGTGGCGAAGCCGTCATGCTTATTAGCGTTGATTCCGAAGTGCCGCGGGAAGCACTGCAGGCCATTCGCCAGGTGGACGGCGTCCTTGATGTGCGCTATATTTACCTTTAA
- the serS gene encoding serine--tRNA ligase translates to MLDIKLIRQEPERVAEALARRGLKAGLEHFLALDARRRNLLVEVEGLKNKRNQVSAEVARLKKNGQDATELITAMREVGDRIKELDAALRAVEDELQQELLRIPNIPHDSVPDGLSDADNKPVRHWGELPRFDFEPRPHWEIGERLGILDFERGSKVAGARFVFYRGAGARLERALINFMLDLHTIKHGYTEIFPPYLVNSASMIGTGQLPKFAQDMFHVEGTDYYLIPTAEVPVTNLYQGEILKGDLLPIYHVAYSACFRAEAGAAGRDTRGLIRQHQFNKVELVKFTRPEDSYEELEKLTRDAEEVLQLLGLPYRVVVLCAGDLGFSAAKTYDLEVWFPSASTYREISSCSNFEDFQARRADIRFRPGPKEKPRFVHTLNGSGVAVGRTVAAILENYQQEDGTVLIPKALRPYMGGLEAIRPEQGSGA, encoded by the coding sequence TTGCTGGATATTAAACTAATACGCCAGGAACCGGAAAGGGTGGCTGAAGCCCTGGCCCGCCGGGGCTTGAAGGCCGGGCTAGAGCACTTTTTAGCCCTTGATGCCCGGCGTCGGAACCTCCTGGTAGAGGTCGAGGGACTGAAGAATAAACGCAACCAGGTATCGGCCGAAGTAGCCCGCCTGAAGAAAAACGGCCAGGATGCTACGGAGTTAATTACCGCTATGCGCGAGGTCGGCGACCGTATCAAAGAACTGGATGCGGCCCTGCGCGCTGTGGAAGACGAGCTCCAGCAGGAGTTATTAAGGATTCCCAATATACCCCATGATTCCGTACCCGACGGCTTGAGCGACGCCGATAACAAGCCGGTACGCCACTGGGGCGAGCTGCCTCGCTTTGATTTTGAGCCGCGGCCCCACTGGGAAATAGGGGAACGGCTGGGCATCCTCGATTTTGAGCGCGGCAGCAAGGTGGCCGGGGCGCGTTTTGTCTTTTACCGCGGCGCCGGAGCGCGTCTGGAGAGGGCCCTGATTAATTTTATGCTGGATCTCCATACCATCAAGCATGGTTATACGGAAATTTTCCCGCCCTATCTCGTCAACAGCGCCAGCATGATCGGTACCGGCCAGTTGCCCAAATTCGCCCAGGATATGTTTCACGTCGAGGGAACGGATTACTACCTGATACCGACGGCCGAGGTGCCGGTTACCAATCTGTATCAGGGGGAAATCCTAAAGGGCGATTTATTACCCATCTACCATGTGGCCTACAGCGCCTGTTTCCGGGCCGAGGCCGGGGCAGCCGGGCGGGATACCAGGGGTCTCATCCGCCAGCACCAGTTTAACAAGGTAGAACTGGTTAAATTCACCCGGCCGGAGGATTCTTATGAAGAGCTGGAGAAATTGACGCGGGATGCGGAAGAGGTCCTGCAGCTCCTGGGCCTTCCCTACCGGGTGGTGGTCCTCTGTGCTGGCGACCTGGGCTTTTCAGCGGCCAAGACCTATGACCTGGAGGTATGGTTCCCCAGCGCCAGCACCTACCGGGAGATTTCCTCCTGCAGTAACTTTGAGGACTTCCAGGCCCGGCGGGCCGACATCCGCTTCCGGCCCGGCCCCAAAGAAAAACCCCGCTTTGTCCATACCTTGAACGGCTCCGGGGTGGCCGTGGGGCGGACGGTGGCGGCCATCCTGGAAAACTACCAGCAGGAGGATGGCACGGTACTTATCCCCAAAGCGTTAAGACCTTATATGGGTGGCCTGGAAGCCATCCGGCCGGAGCAAGGATCAGGGGCATGA
- a CDS encoding sensor histidine kinase — protein sequence MNPSLHFLTRENWYWNLLFFFYGLSFFLMGFSILLQARRGSSLPLGRRLPWLAVFGLLHGLVEWGYIFIPAAAVAEGWQTLRGVLFNGGHALLLALSYLFLLVFGINLLGDTRGWPAWTRFFPLAGFGGWLLFSAFTFPRERAATDAWLILIEIAARYLLAAPGAVMSGLAILAQGDDLQHLRRNSLKFFLAGAATALFLYAFGGGLIVPPASFFPANFLNTDLLLRLGLPAPALRILSSILVAFFIFRLLDVYDAEEQHYREVAREREMIWREREKIRRDLHDGVIQSIYGLALGLEHSRTLLADNPAAAADRLATLSQQAEKVISDLRGYLTGLHLGRDLPADPVALVKKLVTDLARNSDIKVNWHVHGNGQSYLDTDQRDHLYHIMIEILSNIRRHARASEVWIGIDLGAGGFRVKIKDNGTGFDATVPTGGQGLKNLRQRAALAGGWLDIESSPGRGTTMTFWLPYEGDSGGGVHGHPLGAGR from the coding sequence ATGAACCCATCCCTCCACTTCCTAACCAGGGAAAACTGGTACTGGAATTTACTCTTTTTTTTCTACGGCCTGTCTTTCTTCCTCATGGGCTTTAGCATCCTCCTCCAGGCCCGGCGGGGGAGCAGCCTGCCCCTGGGACGGCGTTTACCATGGCTGGCTGTCTTTGGGCTTTTACATGGTCTAGTGGAGTGGGGCTACATTTTTATTCCGGCTGCCGCAGTTGCTGAAGGCTGGCAGACTCTCAGGGGGGTTCTCTTTAACGGCGGGCATGCCCTGCTCCTGGCTTTATCCTACCTCTTTCTGCTGGTCTTTGGCATCAACCTCCTTGGGGATACCAGGGGGTGGCCGGCCTGGACGAGGTTTTTCCCACTTGCTGGTTTCGGAGGGTGGCTGCTATTTTCCGCCTTTACTTTCCCCCGGGAAAGGGCGGCTACTGATGCCTGGTTGATCCTGATTGAAATAGCGGCACGATATTTGTTGGCGGCGCCGGGTGCGGTAATGAGTGGCCTGGCGATTCTGGCCCAGGGGGATGACCTGCAACATTTAAGGCGCAACTCCTTAAAATTTTTCCTGGCGGGTGCTGCCACGGCCTTATTTCTTTATGCCTTCGGCGGGGGGTTGATCGTGCCGCCGGCGTCTTTTTTTCCCGCCAATTTCCTCAATACAGACCTATTGCTGCGCCTGGGTCTGCCGGCACCGGCTTTGCGCATCCTAAGCAGTATCCTGGTTGCCTTTTTTATCTTCCGTCTTCTGGATGTTTATGATGCCGAGGAACAGCACTACCGGGAGGTTGCCAGGGAGCGAGAGATGATCTGGCGAGAAAGGGAAAAAATACGGCGTGACCTCCATGATGGAGTTATCCAATCCATCTACGGCCTGGCCCTTGGTCTGGAACACAGCCGCACCCTGCTGGCGGACAACCCGGCGGCAGCTGCGGATAGGCTCGCGACCCTGTCGCAACAGGCGGAAAAGGTAATATCTGATCTGCGGGGATATCTGACCGGCCTGCACCTGGGCCGGGACCTGCCGGCTGACCCGGTGGCCCTGGTGAAAAAATTGGTGACAGACCTGGCCAGGAATAGTGATATAAAAGTAAACTGGCATGTCCATGGAAACGGACAGTCTTACCTTGATACTGACCAGCGGGATCACCTTTACCATATAATGATTGAGATTTTAAGTAATATACGCCGTCATGCCCGGGCCAGCGAGGTCTGGATCGGGATAGATCTGGGGGCCGGCGGTTTCAGGGTAAAGATTAAAGACAACGGTACCGGCTTTGATGCGACGGTCCCCACCGGTGGACAGGGCCTCAAAAACCTGCGGCAGCGGGCGGCCCTGGCCGGGGGCTGGTTGGATATTGAAAGCTCGCCCGGGCGGGGAACAACCATGACTTTCTGGCTGCCCTACGAGGGCGATAGCGGGGGTGGAGTCCATGGCCATCCGCTTGGTGCTGGTAGATGA
- a CDS encoding response regulator has translation MAIRLVLVDDHAVVREGLRALLTREKDIEVVGETGSTAELLNLVDKVRPEVVVMDLQLGNGQNGVEATRALLRKWPDLKIVILSMYDDRELIFRALEAGARGYVLKRAGVEELIQAIRLAVKGEAFLDPQIARRVIDGLQQGFSAAREDDAGKAELTDREMEVLRLAAEGMTNAEIARRLFISVKTVQAHRANLMQKLGLHDRVDLVKYAIKKGILKLEDD, from the coding sequence ATGGCCATCCGCTTGGTGCTGGTAGATGATCATGCCGTAGTCCGGGAGGGGTTGCGGGCCCTCCTGACCAGGGAAAAGGATATTGAGGTGGTGGGGGAAACCGGTAGTACCGCTGAGTTATTAAACCTGGTGGATAAGGTCAGGCCGGAAGTAGTAGTCATGGACCTCCAGCTGGGCAACGGCCAGAACGGAGTAGAGGCGACCCGGGCTTTATTGCGAAAATGGCCGGACCTCAAGATTGTTATTTTAAGCATGTACGACGATCGCGAGCTAATCTTCCGGGCCCTGGAAGCGGGGGCCAGGGGTTATGTTTTAAAGCGGGCCGGGGTGGAGGAACTTATCCAGGCCATTCGTCTGGCGGTCAAAGGTGAAGCTTTCCTCGATCCCCAGATTGCCCGGCGGGTTATCGACGGCCTGCAGCAGGGATTTTCGGCAGCCAGGGAGGATGATGCCGGGAAGGCAGAATTGACCGACCGGGAGATGGAGGTCCTGCGCCTGGCTGCCGAGGGTATGACTAATGCGGAGATTGCCAGACGCCTGTTTATCAGCGTCAAAACCGTCCAGGCCCATCGGGCCAACCTGATGCAAAAACTGGGGCTCCACGATCGGGTAGACCTGGTTAAGTATGCCATCAAAAAGGGCATTCTTAAACTGGAAGACGATTAG
- a CDS encoding DoxX family membrane protein, whose translation MLTLLRDRRLSIVWTLLRIWLGWQWLEAGLHKLSNPKWTQSGEALKGFWAKAIGALPGSTPAIKYGWYEAFIRSLYDGGHYTWFAKLVVAGEILTGIALILGAATVFALCVGAFMNLNFMLAGTASTNPVLYTVAIILLLAGSASYYYGVDRPVLTYLQRRKEKATSESLAVSK comes from the coding sequence ATGCTCACCTTACTGCGCGACCGGCGTTTAAGCATTGTTTGGACCCTTTTGCGTATATGGCTGGGTTGGCAGTGGCTGGAGGCTGGCCTGCACAAACTTAGTAATCCCAAATGGACACAAAGCGGTGAAGCATTGAAAGGTTTCTGGGCCAAGGCTATCGGCGCCCTGCCGGGAAGCACGCCGGCTATTAAGTATGGCTGGTACGAAGCGTTTATTCGTTCCCTATACGATGGAGGCCACTACACCTGGTTTGCCAAGCTGGTAGTAGCCGGTGAGATTTTAACGGGTATTGCCCTGATTTTGGGAGCAGCAACCGTATTTGCCCTGTGTGTCGGTGCATTTATGAACCTCAATTTTATGCTCGCTGGTACCGCGAGCACCAACCCGGTGCTCTACACAGTGGCCATCATCTTGTTGCTGGCAGGAAGCGCGTCCTACTATTACGGCGTCGACCGGCCGGTATTAACCTACCTGCAGCGTAGAAAGGAAAAAGCAACAAGCGAGTCACTGGCGGTAAGTAAATAG
- the tadA gene encoding tRNA adenosine(34) deaminase TadA, with amino-acid sequence MDHRFYMGEALAEAEKAFALGEIPIGAVIVEGERILARAGNRRETWGDPTAHAEIIALREAARVRGNWRLTGTTLYVTVEPCPMCAGALVQARVKRLVYGAPDLRAGAVDSVVNLVENPHFNHQVEVIPGIREEECRQLLKRFFQQVRRDG; translated from the coding sequence GTGGACCACCGTTTCTATATGGGGGAAGCCCTGGCCGAGGCAGAAAAGGCCTTTGCCCTGGGGGAAATCCCCATCGGTGCCGTAATAGTAGAAGGGGAGCGAATTCTTGCCCGGGCCGGCAACCGGCGGGAAACCTGGGGCGACCCCACGGCCCACGCCGAGATTATCGCCTTGCGGGAAGCGGCCCGGGTGCGGGGCAACTGGCGCTTGACAGGTACTACCCTGTACGTAACGGTGGAACCCTGTCCCATGTGTGCTGGTGCCCTGGTACAGGCCAGGGTAAAGAGACTAGTTTATGGTGCCCCGGATTTACGCGCCGGGGCCGTAGATTCTGTAGTCAATCTGGTGGAAAATCCCCATTTTAACCACCAGGTAGAGGTTATCCCCGGCATCCGTGAAGAGGAATGCCGGCAGTTATTAAAACGCTTTTTCCAGCAAGTGCGGAGAGATGGCTGA
- the dnaX gene encoding DNA polymerase III subunit gamma/tau codes for MAQYQALYRQWRPRTFAEVVGQEHITRTLLNALRNHRLVHAYLFCGPRGTGKTSTAKILAKAVNCQSPLEGEPCNECPNCRRINAGNSLDVLEIDAASNRGIDEIRELIEKIPLGPVEGRYKVYIIDEVHMLTQEAFNALLKTLEEPPAHALFILATTEPRKVLPTILSRCQRFDFRPLAAAAISGRLQQVAAANNVQIEPAALSLLARKAAGGLRDALSLLDQIISTGDQEIITAEQVAATLGTARLDTLLAITDALAAGDGANMLRLVDTALQAGVEPQRLLEDLLEHTRNLLLLHMDPRAGEFTGLLPEEMEQVAAQAQKFTPRRLLDLMERLQEGGAALRWNSQPRVLLEMTLAGFLLDTGPSLDDLAHRLEELEKRLAALDSSGHAKGQLPEIKPGETPGKPGLAGRGRHASETTGQRKAEGVTLPGKGENPASRIRPAARQQEGVSPAVFPPLELSTVQERWPEVLAAARRESVHLQAYLRAGEPVAVTGDSLTLEVKTDFHRGMLEQPANRQKVEAVLARVFGRPLKLVITAGRPPVDGVSQEVLDKLVEYFGPDKVEIKD; via the coding sequence TTGGCCCAGTACCAGGCCCTGTACCGGCAATGGCGCCCGCGAACCTTTGCCGAGGTAGTGGGACAGGAACATATTACCCGTACCCTGCTCAATGCCCTGCGCAACCATCGCCTGGTCCACGCCTATCTTTTCTGCGGACCCCGGGGCACCGGGAAAACCAGTACTGCCAAAATCCTGGCCAAAGCTGTCAATTGCCAGTCGCCCCTGGAAGGAGAACCGTGCAATGAGTGCCCTAATTGCCGGCGCATCAATGCCGGTAACTCCCTGGATGTCCTGGAAATCGACGCTGCCTCCAACCGGGGTATTGACGAGATTCGTGAATTAATTGAAAAGATCCCCCTGGGGCCGGTAGAGGGCCGCTACAAGGTTTATATTATCGATGAAGTCCACATGCTGACGCAGGAGGCCTTTAATGCCCTGTTGAAAACCCTGGAAGAGCCTCCGGCCCATGCCCTTTTTATCCTGGCTACTACAGAGCCGCGTAAAGTGCTACCGACTATACTTTCCCGCTGCCAGCGTTTTGACTTTCGTCCCCTGGCGGCAGCAGCCATCAGCGGGCGCCTGCAGCAGGTGGCGGCAGCCAATAATGTCCAGATCGAGCCGGCGGCCTTAAGCCTTTTAGCCCGCAAGGCTGCCGGGGGGTTACGCGACGCCTTAAGCCTTCTGGACCAGATCATATCCACCGGCGACCAGGAGATTATTACGGCCGAACAGGTGGCCGCAACCCTGGGTACGGCGCGCCTGGATACCCTCCTGGCCATAACTGATGCCCTGGCAGCCGGCGATGGGGCAAATATGCTGCGCCTGGTAGACACAGCCCTGCAAGCGGGAGTAGAACCACAGCGGCTGCTGGAGGACCTGCTGGAGCATACTCGCAATCTCCTTCTTTTGCATATGGATCCCCGGGCCGGAGAGTTTACCGGTCTCCTGCCGGAAGAAATGGAACAGGTGGCGGCCCAGGCGCAAAAATTTACTCCCCGGCGCCTGCTGGACCTTATGGAACGGCTGCAGGAGGGTGGAGCAGCCCTGCGCTGGAACAGCCAGCCCCGGGTCCTCCTGGAGATGACCCTGGCCGGTTTCCTGCTCGATACCGGCCCTTCTCTGGACGACCTGGCCCACCGGCTGGAGGAACTGGAAAAACGCCTGGCCGCCCTGGATAGCAGCGGGCATGCAAAAGGGCAACTGCCTGAAATAAAACCCGGGGAAACGCCGGGCAAGCCCGGACTTGCCGGCAGGGGCCGGCATGCTTCGGAGACGACCGGCCAGAGAAAAGCAGAAGGCGTGACTTTGCCTGGTAAAGGGGAAAACCCTGCTTCCCGGATCCGGCCTGCAGCCCGGCAGCAGGAGGGAGTTTCGCCTGCCGTTTTTCCGCCATTAGAATTATCTACCGTTCAGGAACGCTGGCCGGAAGTCCTGGCAGCGGCCCGCCGGGAAAGCGTCCACCTCCAGGCTTATTTACGGGCCGGGGAGCCGGTGGCTGTCACGGGGGATAGCCTGACCCTGGAAGTCAAAACGGATTTCCACCGCGGCATGCTGGAACAGCCCGCCAACCGACAGAAGGTGGAAGCAGTCCTGGCTAGGGTTTTCGGCCGGCCCCTCAAGCTTGTTATTACGGCGGGGAGGCCGCCTGTGGACGGGGTGAGCCAGGAAGTATTAGATAAGCTGGTAGAATATTTCGGTCCCGACAAAGTGGAGATCAAGGATTAA
- a CDS encoding YbaB/EbfC family nucleoid-associated protein codes for MNNINKMMKQMQKMQAQIAKLQDELGEKTVEAAAGGGAVVATANGRQEIVGIKIDPAAVDPDDVEMLQDLILAAVNEALRQSQEMAAREMGKITGNMRLPGF; via the coding sequence ATGAACAATATCAACAAGATGATGAAGCAGATGCAAAAGATGCAGGCCCAGATCGCCAAACTCCAGGACGAGCTGGGGGAAAAGACAGTGGAAGCAGCCGCCGGCGGCGGTGCCGTTGTGGCTACGGCCAACGGCCGCCAGGAAATTGTCGGGATAAAAATTGACCCGGCTGCCGTGGATCCTGATGATGTGGAAATGCTCCAGGACCTGATCCTGGCCGCCGTCAACGAAGCCTTGCGCCAGTCCCAGGAAATGGCGGCCAGGGAAATGGGAAAAATTACGGGAAACATGCGGCTGCCGGGGTTTTAA
- the recR gene encoding recombination mediator RecR → MNYPEPLNKLIAALGKLPGVGPKTAQRLAFYLLNAPAAEAENLAAAILEARRKIHYCSICGNLTDRDPCLLCTDPERDHTIICVVEEARDIVALEKTRQYRGLYHVLQGAISPVDGIGPDQLKVKELLRRLQGGKVKEVVLATNADVEGEATALYLARLLKPLAVRVTRLAYGLPVGSDLEYADEITLARAFSGRHEME, encoded by the coding sequence ATGAATTACCCGGAACCCCTGAACAAACTGATTGCAGCCCTGGGCAAACTGCCGGGAGTGGGACCCAAAACAGCCCAGCGCCTGGCCTTCTACCTTCTCAACGCCCCGGCGGCAGAGGCGGAAAACCTGGCCGCAGCCATCCTGGAGGCCCGCCGTAAGATCCATTATTGCTCTATATGCGGTAACCTCACCGACCGCGATCCCTGCCTTCTGTGCACCGATCCGGAAAGGGATCATACCATAATCTGCGTGGTGGAGGAGGCCCGGGACATTGTGGCCCTGGAAAAAACCCGCCAGTACCGGGGCTTATATCATGTTTTACAGGGTGCCATTTCACCCGTGGACGGGATAGGCCCGGACCAGCTAAAGGTTAAAGAGCTTTTACGGCGCCTCCAGGGAGGGAAGGTCAAAGAAGTAGTGCTGGCCACCAATGCCGATGTGGAAGGAGAGGCCACGGCCCTTTATCTCGCCAGGCTGTTAAAGCCCCTGGCCGTCAGGGTAACCCGCCTGGCCTACGGCCTGCCGGTGGGAAGCGACCTTGAATACGCCGATGAAATCACCCTGGCCCGGGCCTTCAGCGGCCGCCATGAAATGGAATAA
- a CDS encoding DUF2508 family protein — translation MQEWGLKAELEVLAEAIREAREEWWAAQRFFAEVTEPDLVDQAIYRLEAAERKYMYLWKLVRSGSHGW, via the coding sequence ATGCAGGAGTGGGGCCTGAAAGCGGAACTGGAAGTGCTGGCCGAAGCTATTAGGGAAGCCAGGGAAGAATGGTGGGCAGCCCAGCGCTTTTTTGCCGAGGTAACGGAACCCGATCTGGTGGATCAGGCCATCTACCGGCTGGAAGCGGCAGAAAGGAAATATATGTACCTGTGGAAGTTAGTAAGGAGTGGTAGCCATGGGTGGTGA
- a CDS encoding pro-sigmaK processing inhibitor BofA family protein, whose amino-acid sequence MGGETVQLILAGIFLLFLFYLVGSILLKPLKWIFKIIVNSFFGLLLLWAFNFFGSNFNFFIPLNWLTVLIAGFLGLPGLILLIFLRLVLGT is encoded by the coding sequence ATGGGTGGTGAGACCGTCCAGCTGATTCTGGCAGGTATTTTTTTACTGTTTCTATTTTATCTCGTGGGCAGCATTTTATTAAAGCCCTTGAAGTGGATTTTTAAGATTATTGTTAACTCCTTCTTCGGACTTCTCCTCCTCTGGGCTTTTAACTTTTTTGGTTCCAATTTTAACTTTTTCATCCCCCTGAACTGGCTTACTGTTTTAATCGCCGGTTTTCTGGGACTACCCGGATTAATCCTGCTGATTTTTTTACGCCTGGTCCTGGGGACGTGA